In Halothermothrix orenii H 168, the sequence TCCCGGATGGTTTTTTGATAATAAAATAAGGAGAATTGCTACAGCTGATTATTTAACAAGGGTTATAAGTAACAATATAAAGAAGTTTGTAAAAGGCAGACGTGGTTCTGGTAAAAGTGGTATTATTAATATTGCCAGAATTGGCCAGGAAGTTCTTGAAAGGACATCTGTAGAGTTTAATAAAGATTATGTTGAAGTAAGGTTGAATATGGGGTTGCCGGCCCGGGGAAGACGAGTCCTGGGATTTGAAGCCATTGATATGTTTTTCAAGGAAGTTCCTGAGATTGCTACCAATAGTCTTTATTACACCAGACTAAACCAGGATAAACTCAAAAAACATGTACAGGTTGTAGAAGATCAGCATATTCTTAGAAAGAAGTTAAAAGAAAAAGGTCTGGTCGCTTTTATTGCTAACGATTCCATATTACCACGAAGGAGTGGAATAGATGAACGACCAATGAATGGTGAAAATGTTGTTCCCTTTACCTCTCCTTCTGAATATGAAGTTGAATTTGAACTCCCATACCATGGATTAATAAAGGGGATGGGAATAAAACAGGGTGTTACCTTAATAGTAGGTGGTGGCTACCATGGAAAATCTACTTTGCTTAATGCCATTGAAAAAGGTGTTTACAACCATATTCCGGGGGACGGTCGGGAATATGTTGTAACCAGGGAAGATGCTGTAAAAATTAGAGCTGAAGATGGCAGGAGAATTGAAAGGGTTGATATTAGTCCCTTTATTAATAACCTTCCCCAGGGAGTAGATACCCGTAATTTTAGTACAGAAAATGCCAGTGGGAGTACATCACAGGCCGCCAATATTATTGAAGCCCTGGAAATTGGAACTGGTTTGTTATTAATTGATGAAGATACCTGCGCTACAAATTTTATGATCAGGGATGCCAGGATGCAAAAACTTGTTGCCAGAGAAAAAGAACCCATCACCCCCTTTATTGATAAAGTAAAATGTTTATATACAGATTATGATGTTTCTACGGTTATTGTTGTAGGTGGAGCTGGTGATTATTTTG encodes:
- a CDS encoding ABC-ATPase domain-containing protein, translated to MLSKQELKKNLKSINGRGYKAYKKIQNNWYDFGEYQLGIPYVQGDPYARPSSILIKISQGQAGFPGWFFDNKIRRIATADYLTRVISNNIKKFVKGRRGSGKSGIINIARIGQEVLERTSVEFNKDYVEVRLNMGLPARGRRVLGFEAIDMFFKEVPEIATNSLYYTRLNQDKLKKHVQVVEDQHILRKKLKEKGLVAFIANDSILPRRSGIDERPMNGENVVPFTSPSEYEVEFELPYHGLIKGMGIKQGVTLIVGGGYHGKSTLLNAIEKGVYNHIPGDGREYVVTREDAVKIRAEDGRRIERVDISPFINNLPQGVDTRNFSTENASGSTSQAANIIEALEIGTGLLLIDEDTCATNFMIRDARMQKLVAREKEPITPFIDKVKCLYTDYDVSTVIVVGGAGDYFDVADHIILMDEYRPYAVTDRAKKIARELPSKRIAENSRTFGNISKRYPDPSSINPRKGRKVKVKARGKETIQFGRENIDLGLLEQLLNREQTKTIGDIIVYALKNNIIDGKRSIGDILNIIFKNMEREGLGVISPFGHPDGDYVKPRPFEVGAALNRLRALVIKNIKYDNQEK